The following proteins come from a genomic window of Eulemur rufifrons isolate Redbay chromosome 24, OSU_ERuf_1, whole genome shotgun sequence:
- the NOA1 gene encoding nitric oxide-associated protein 1, which yields MLPARLASRLLCPFLRGAAPAVARHGLWEPLLARRRAANSSFQHPSDLGRELPRGPAETGGYGGSPDMQERFLFPEYVPEPEPAPTREELLEELQRRQEEEQQIQERRREKRRQQKSRASRLAHAVVGHPDSTVPPSGLNCSGCGAELHCQDPGVPGYLPSEKFLSAAQVDGGLARTVCQRCWLLVHHRRALRLQVSREQYLELVSAALHRPGPALVLYMVDLLDLPDALLCDLPALVGPKQLIVLGNKVDLLPQDAPGYRQRLRERLWDDCARAGLLLAPGHQGPQRPGQDRPPDGEENSNPSSRSRTVVRDVRLISAKTGYGVEELISALQRSWRYRGDVYLVGATNAGKSTLFNTLLESDYCTAKGAEAIDRATISSWPGTTLNLLKFPICNPTPYRMFKRQKRLKQDATKAEEDLSEREQHQLNVLKKHGYVVGRVGRTFLYSKEPKDEDTFVFDADSLAYDMENEPVKGIPKATKQVELTAQDVKDAHWFYDTPGITKENCILNLLTEKEVNIVLPTLSIVPRTFVLKPGMVLFLGAIGRIDFLQGNQSAWFTVVASNLLPVHITSLDRADDVYQKHAGHTLLQVPMGGKERMAEFPSLIAEDIILKEGLGESEAVADIKFSSAGWVAVTPHVKDRLHLRGYTPQGTVLTVRPPLLPHIVNIKGQRIKKSVAYKTKKPPSLVYNLRKKKG from the exons ATGCTGCCTGCACGCCTAGCCAGTAGGTTGCTGTGTCCCTTCCTGCGGGGAGCCGCTCCTGCGGTAGCGCGCCATGGCCTGTGGGAGCCGCTCCTGGCGAGGAGACGCGCGGCCAACTCCTCATTCCAGCACCCATCGGACCTGGGACGCGAGCTTCCTCGTGGCCCCGCGGAGACCGGGGGTTATGGAGGAAGCCCTGACATGCAGGAGCGTTTTCTGTTCCCCGAGTACGTCCCGGAGCCAGAGCCCGCGCCCACCCGCGAAGAGCTGCTGGAAGAACTGCAGCGGCGGCAGGAGGAGGAGCAACAGATTCAAGAGCGGCGGCGGGAGAAGAGGCGACAGCAGAAGTCACGAGCCAGCCGCCTGGCGCACGCGGTGGTGGGGCACCCGGACTCCACGGTGCCGCCCAGCGGCCTGAACTGCTCGGGCTGCGGGGCAGAGCTGCACTGCCAGGACCCCGGCGTGCCCGGCTACCTGCCCAGCGAGAAGTTCCTCAGCGCGGCGCAGGTGGATGGCGGGCTGGCGCGGACCGTGTGCCAGCGCTGCTGGCTCCTGGTGCACCACCGGCGCGCCCTGCGCCTGCAGGTGAGCCGCGAACAGTACTTGGAGCTGGTGAGCGCCGCGCTGCACCGGCCCGGGCCCGCTCTGGTGCTCTACATGGTGGACCTGCTCGACCTGCCCGACGCCCTGCTGTGCGACTTGCCGGCGCTGGTAGGCCCCAAGCAGCTGATCGTGCTGGGAAACAAAGTGGACCTCCTGCCCCAGGATGCTCCTGGCTACCGGCAGCGGCTCCGAGAGCGGCTGTGGGACGACTGTGCCCGTGCCGGGCTCTTGCTGGCCCCTGGCCACCAGGGGCCACAGCGCCCCGGCCAGGACCGGCCACCGGACGGGGAGGAGAATTCGAATCCGTCAAGCAGGTCCCGCACGGTGGTCCGGGACGTGCGTCTGATCAGCGCCAAGACTGGCTATGGAGTGGAAGAGTTGATCTCGGCACTTCAGCGCTCCTGGCGCTACCGTGGAGACGTCTACCTGGTGGGCGCCACAAACGCTGGCAAGTCCACTCTCTTTAACACGCTGCTGGAGTCTGATTACTGCACCGCCAAGGGCGCTGAGGCCATCGACAGGGCCACCATCTCCTCTTGGCCAG GTACTACATTAAACCTTCTGAAGTTTCCTATTTGCAACCCAACTCCTTATAGAatgtttaaaaggcaaaaaagactTAAACAAGATGCAACTAAAGCTGAAGAAGATCTTAGTGAGCGAGAACAACATCAACTTAATGTCTTGAAAAAGCATGGTTATGTAGTAG GAAGAGTTGGAAGAACATTCTTGTATTCAAAAGAACCAAAGGATGAAGATACCTTTGTGTTTGATGCTGATTCACTTGCCTATGACATGGAAAATGAACCTGTTAAGGGTATACCCAAGGCTACCAAACAGGTAGAACTGACTGCACAAGATGTGAAAGATGCCCACTGGTTTTATGACACCCCCGggattacaaaagaaaattgt ATTTTAAATCTTCTAacagaaaaagaagtaaacattGTGTTGCCAACACTTTCCATTGTTCCAAGAACTTTTGTGCTTAAACCAGGAATGGTTCTATTTTTGGGTGCTATAGGCCGCATAGATTTTCTGCAG gGAAACCAGTCAGCTTGGTTTACAGTTGTGGCTTCCAACCTCCTCCCCGTGCATATTACTTCCTTGGACAGGGCAGATGATGTGTATCAGAAGCATGCGGGTCACACGTTACTCCAG GTTCCAATGGGTGGAAAAGAAcgaatggcagaatttccttcgcTTATTGCTGAAGACATTATATTAAAAGAAGGACTTGGGGAATCTGAAGCAGTTGCGGACATCAAGTTTTCCTCTGCAG GCTGGGTTGCAGTAACACCTCACGTTAAGGACAGACTGCATCTCCGAGGCTATACACCACAAGGAACAGTTCTAACGGTCCGGCCCCCTCTCTTGCCACATATCGTTAACATCAAAGGACAGCGCATCAAGAAAAGTGTGGCCTATAAAACCAAGAAGCCTCCTTCCCTTGTGTATAATCTGCGGAAGAAGAAAGGATAA